In Psychrobacter sp. P11G3, a single genomic region encodes these proteins:
- the alaS gene encoding alanine--tRNA ligase — protein MSQPFRSADIRQAFIDFFISKQHTQVSSSSLIPHNDPTLLFTNAGMNQFKETFLGMEPRDYTRAVTSQKCVRAGGKHNDLDNVGYTARHHTFFEMLGNFSFGDYFKQAGIEYIWEFLTSDKWLAIDKDRLYVTIYETDDEAFEIWNKNIGIPSERIIRIGDNKGAPYASDNFWTMGDTGPCGPCTEVFYDHGADIEGGLPGTPEEDGDRYIEIWNCVFMQFNRQKDGTLLPLPAPSVDTGMGLERISAIMQNVHGNYEIDLFVHLMDAAADILEINNEQQSSLKVIADHIRAVAFLIADGVTPSNEGRGYVLRRVIRRAVRHGNKLGADSEFFYKMVAPLVAEMGSAYPELQDKQSVIESAIQKEEAQFAKTLAQGLRLLASELEGLQDGDTLSGEAAFKLYDTYGFPLDLTADITRERGIAIDEAEFDEHMQAQRERARDAGKFDVDYSSVIQVETPTTFIGYEQLEEDGVTIDALYQDGNPADSLTEGMEGVVVLDRTPFYAEGGGQVGELGEIRTASGVFEVQDTKKSGQAIIHYGVVTMGDISTKQTAEAQVLSSIRTASAKNHSATHLLHAALREVLGDAVTQKGSLVSSEVLRFDFAYDKPVSAAEIMRVERLVNEQIQANTPARIEHMSIDEAMNQGAMALFGEKYGSDVRVLTMGTDRIIDGQRKPFSIELCGGLHVQRTGDIGVLKITSESGIAAGIRRVEAVTGMNAVKNIQQSEQQLSELASQLKVKRPEVAQRVRTMADKQRELEKQLERLQQKIASAQAANLLDDVQTIAGTPVLISTLSGIDGKSIRTLMDDIKSKLPDSVIVLIGDKDDQLALAASVAKSVTAKVKAGDIIRHLAGELGGKGGGKPDYAQGGAPKSGNSTAVISALPAWIETQLS, from the coding sequence GTGAGCCAGCCATTTCGCTCAGCCGATATTCGCCAAGCCTTTATCGATTTTTTCATAAGCAAGCAGCACACCCAAGTTTCATCGTCTAGCTTGATTCCACACAATGATCCGACATTGCTATTTACCAATGCCGGTATGAATCAGTTTAAAGAGACCTTTTTGGGTATGGAACCACGTGACTATACACGTGCAGTAACCTCTCAAAAGTGTGTACGTGCTGGCGGCAAACATAATGATTTGGATAATGTCGGCTATACCGCCCGTCATCATACTTTCTTTGAAATGCTTGGCAACTTCTCATTTGGTGATTATTTCAAGCAAGCAGGCATCGAGTATATCTGGGAATTTCTAACCTCAGATAAGTGGTTAGCGATTGATAAAGATCGTCTCTACGTTACTATCTATGAAACTGATGACGAAGCTTTTGAGATTTGGAATAAAAACATTGGCATTCCAAGTGAGCGCATCATTCGTATTGGTGATAACAAAGGTGCTCCTTACGCTTCTGATAACTTTTGGACGATGGGTGATACTGGTCCTTGTGGCCCTTGTACCGAGGTCTTTTATGATCATGGTGCCGATATCGAAGGCGGCCTGCCAGGTACCCCAGAAGAAGACGGTGATCGCTATATTGAGATTTGGAACTGCGTATTCATGCAGTTCAATCGTCAAAAAGACGGCACGCTGTTACCACTGCCAGCACCTAGCGTCGATACAGGCATGGGGCTTGAGCGTATTAGCGCCATCATGCAAAACGTTCATGGCAACTACGAGATCGATTTGTTTGTCCATTTGATGGATGCAGCAGCTGACATCTTAGAGATCAATAATGAGCAACAATCATCACTAAAAGTCATCGCCGACCATATTCGTGCGGTAGCATTTTTGATTGCTGATGGTGTCACGCCAAGTAATGAAGGTCGCGGCTATGTATTGCGCCGTGTCATTCGTCGTGCGGTACGTCATGGCAACAAACTTGGCGCTGATAGTGAGTTCTTCTATAAAATGGTTGCGCCACTCGTCGCTGAAATGGGCAGTGCTTATCCTGAGCTACAAGACAAACAAAGCGTCATCGAAAGTGCCATTCAAAAAGAAGAAGCACAGTTTGCTAAAACATTGGCACAAGGCTTACGTTTACTTGCCAGCGAACTTGAAGGCTTACAAGATGGTGATACGCTATCTGGTGAAGCGGCATTTAAGCTTTATGATACCTATGGTTTCCCACTTGACTTGACCGCCGATATCACTCGTGAGCGTGGTATTGCTATTGATGAAGCCGAATTTGATGAGCATATGCAGGCACAACGTGAGCGTGCGCGTGATGCTGGCAAGTTTGACGTCGATTATAGCAGTGTCATCCAAGTAGAAACGCCAACGACATTTATTGGCTATGAGCAGCTTGAAGAAGACGGCGTGACTATTGATGCACTTTATCAAGACGGCAACCCAGCAGACAGCTTAACAGAAGGCATGGAAGGTGTTGTGGTATTGGATCGCACCCCATTTTATGCTGAAGGTGGTGGTCAAGTTGGTGAGCTTGGTGAAATTCGTACAGCATCTGGCGTCTTTGAAGTACAAGATACCAAAAAATCTGGTCAGGCGATTATCCATTATGGTGTCGTAACCATGGGCGATATCAGTACTAAGCAAACCGCTGAAGCGCAAGTACTGTCTAGCATTCGTACAGCCAGTGCCAAAAACCATTCGGCCACTCACCTATTGCATGCAGCGTTAAGAGAAGTGCTAGGCGATGCGGTCACGCAAAAAGGCTCACTAGTTTCAAGCGAAGTACTACGTTTTGACTTTGCTTATGACAAACCTGTTAGCGCCGCTGAAATCATGCGTGTCGAACGTCTCGTTAATGAGCAAATTCAAGCCAACACCCCTGCCCGTATCGAGCACATGTCGATTGACGAAGCGATGAACCAAGGCGCTATGGCACTGTTTGGTGAAAAGTATGGCAGTGACGTTCGAGTCCTAACCATGGGTACAGACCGTATCATCGATGGTCAGCGCAAGCCTTTCTCTATCGAGCTATGCGGTGGCTTGCACGTACAGCGTACGGGCGATATCGGTGTGCTAAAAATCACCAGTGAGTCTGGTATTGCGGCTGGCATCCGCCGAGTTGAAGCTGTCACTGGCATGAACGCGGTCAAAAATATTCAGCAAAGCGAGCAACAACTGAGCGAGTTGGCAAGTCAGCTGAAAGTAAAACGTCCTGAAGTGGCGCAGCGCGTCCGTACTATGGCTGATAAGCAACGTGAACTAGAAAAACAACTAGAGCGCTTGCAGCAAAAAATCGCCAGTGCCCAAGCAGCCAACTTGCTTGATGATGTACAAACGATCGCAGGTACGCCAGTTCTTATCAGTACTTTAAGCGGTATCGATGGTAAATCCATCCGTACGCTGATGGACGATATCAAATCAAAACTGCCTGATAGTGTGATTGTATTGATTGGTGATAAAGACGACCAATTAGCACTCGCAGCAAGCGTCGCAAAATCTGTCACTGCCAAAGTGAAGGCTGGTGATATTATTCGTCATTTGGCAGGTGAGCTTGGTGGTAAAGGTGGCGGTAAGCCTGACTACGCACAAGGCGGCGCACCGAAGTCTGGCAATAGTACAGCGGTTATCAGCGCTCTACCTGCTTGGATTGAAACCCAGCTAAGCTAA
- a CDS encoding DUF389 domain-containing protein, with the protein MSSSEKNTASNSVDQNDSPNTTDASHNQDATIDPVVDDAAVDNDESEDNQHKQSTDTDGEIDAEVDTECAQPPDAEITMETISDDVVVATLESTEPESQSNTEASEIAESETIEAKEKSDFFQSDTAETTGKGARDDSDAEVTVEAEDNYADDPADGTNIAAQSSDNKIANQQKTKNESSHDDDNQENNSEDKSQSKDTDVEDSDAQKSQGENDEDEVQEEKEAKLESYKQFVAEQFSNQKVDYPEVRVRIEANALPSKMYFIMNILSAIIASYGLVTNSAAVVIGAMLVAMMLGPITGIALAIIDHRMPLLRKSLFTVIIGVSLVVLVGFIVGWLHKDQPLTAEILSRTQPTSMDLMIALAGGTAGAYAMVSPHLSVAVVGVAVATALVPPLAASGILLANGEMQLGLGALLLAATNILAIQFTNALVLWVLGFRRLVDDDYKSNTYLTFLQRNAVTLLLLGGLGAYLTINLQTNAKQQVFESNVKETINNYFIDQGNVLTNTQFDTSEENQVVRAIVRGETLPSSYDVRQIETLITNDMAENFPEYLPIKLQLRYLPVQVIESNPTTQDKLDETDAAILTN; encoded by the coding sequence ATGTCCTCATCTGAAAAAAATACTGCGTCTAACTCAGTGGATCAAAACGATTCACCAAACACTACTGACGCCTCTCACAATCAAGACGCGACAATTGATCCAGTAGTTGATGATGCCGCTGTAGACAATGATGAAAGCGAAGACAATCAACACAAGCAATCGACTGATACAGATGGCGAAATAGACGCCGAAGTAGACACTGAATGTGCGCAGCCGCCTGACGCTGAGATAACGATGGAAACCATCAGTGACGATGTGGTCGTAGCAACATTGGAATCGACAGAACCTGAGTCACAATCAAATACTGAAGCGTCTGAGATTGCAGAGTCAGAAACTATAGAAGCGAAAGAAAAGTCCGATTTCTTCCAGTCGGATACGGCTGAAACAACAGGAAAAGGTGCTCGAGACGATAGTGACGCGGAGGTAACGGTAGAAGCAGAAGACAACTATGCCGATGACCCTGCTGATGGCACAAACATCGCAGCACAGTCATCAGATAACAAAATAGCCAATCAACAAAAAACAAAAAATGAATCTAGTCACGATGATGACAATCAAGAGAATAATTCAGAAGATAAAAGTCAAAGTAAAGACACCGATGTAGAAGACAGCGACGCTCAAAAGTCTCAAGGTGAAAATGACGAAGATGAGGTTCAAGAGGAAAAAGAAGCCAAACTTGAGTCTTATAAGCAGTTTGTCGCCGAGCAATTTAGCAATCAAAAGGTAGATTACCCAGAAGTACGGGTTAGGATTGAGGCGAACGCGCTGCCTAGCAAGATGTACTTCATCATGAACATTTTGTCTGCCATCATTGCCAGTTATGGGCTAGTGACCAATTCAGCAGCCGTAGTCATCGGAGCGATGTTAGTTGCGATGATGCTAGGCCCTATCACTGGTATAGCGCTAGCGATTATCGATCACCGTATGCCCTTACTGCGTAAGTCGCTTTTTACCGTCATTATCGGTGTCTCGCTGGTGGTATTGGTCGGCTTTATCGTTGGTTGGCTACATAAAGACCAACCGCTAACCGCAGAAATCCTATCACGTACCCAGCCCACCTCTATGGACTTAATGATTGCCTTAGCAGGTGGTACGGCTGGTGCTTATGCGATGGTATCTCCGCATCTCTCGGTTGCTGTTGTTGGCGTTGCAGTTGCCACAGCCTTAGTACCACCACTGGCAGCTAGTGGTATCTTACTCGCCAATGGTGAGATGCAACTCGGGCTTGGCGCGCTGTTATTGGCAGCGACTAACATCCTTGCTATCCAGTTTACCAATGCGCTTGTCTTATGGGTCTTAGGGTTTCGTCGTTTGGTCGATGACGATTATAAATCCAATACCTATCTGACTTTTTTGCAGCGTAACGCGGTGACTTTATTACTACTTGGCGGCTTAGGTGCCTATTTGACCATCAATCTACAGACCAATGCCAAGCAGCAAGTATTTGAGAGTAATGTCAAAGAAACCATTAACAACTACTTTATCGACCAAGGCAATGTATTGACCAATACACAGTTTGATACCTCAGAAGAAAACCAAGTGGTGCGGGCAATCGTGCGTGGAGAGACTTTGCCGAGCTCATATGACGTACGCCAGATTGAGACACTCATCACTAATGATATGGCAGAGAATTTCCCAGAGTACTTGCCAATCAAGCTTCAACTACGTTATCTGCCCGTACAAGTAATCGAGTCCAATCCAACGACGCAAGACAAATTGGATGAAACTGATGCGGCAATTTTGACCAATTAG
- a CDS encoding L,D-transpeptidase family protein gives MMKIKPIITAISIAAVSASVAALAAPADSTRTLPVRTADATPGLAKKVSLNVQENRSRSDGAATVQLNTEKAKPVDSMNQLINNKQEASQNVPAPAADNMSAAELTRKDEQADRNDDISEGQAVAAPSDLSSIDSSDPLAFELPESEKRQDFSDDPTIKNIEDKDGKKHTTLNLSNYAKQVNGAVWSPNMKVNSAMTIKMQALLDWNHASPGPIDGGWGMNSKKALVNFQTMKGLPATGKMDQKTWDALVKNIPANKPVLVTYTLTADDINTNFATTPSGSEAKSKMKGLYYQDIKEMLGERFHMDVRYLDKLNKNKKYAVGETITVLNTRDKLNQRINRVVANKADKTLYAYNGDKLVATYPTTVGSDATPSPKGTFKIINKVKMPWYKSTVGEGAQKKVHMIAPGPNNPVGVVWMGLSKPSYGLHGSPVPEGISRQGSAGCVRLTNWDVLEVYANIENGAVVELQ, from the coding sequence ATGATGAAAATAAAGCCAATTATTACTGCCATATCTATCGCAGCTGTAAGTGCTAGTGTAGCGGCACTTGCTGCACCTGCCGATAGTACTCGCACATTGCCAGTACGCACGGCTGACGCTACGCCAGGTCTTGCCAAAAAGGTTAGCCTTAATGTGCAAGAGAACCGTAGTCGCTCAGATGGCGCTGCTACTGTACAGTTAAATACAGAGAAAGCGAAACCAGTCGACAGCATGAACCAGCTTATCAATAATAAGCAAGAAGCCAGTCAAAACGTGCCAGCCCCAGCTGCTGACAATATGAGTGCAGCAGAACTGACGCGCAAAGATGAGCAAGCTGACCGCAATGATGACATTAGTGAAGGTCAAGCCGTTGCTGCGCCTAGCGATCTATCATCTATCGACTCTTCTGATCCACTCGCTTTTGAGTTACCAGAGAGTGAGAAGCGTCAAGACTTTAGCGACGATCCAACCATCAAAAACATCGAAGACAAAGATGGTAAGAAACATACAACGCTGAACTTGTCGAACTATGCTAAGCAAGTGAATGGTGCTGTCTGGTCACCTAATATGAAAGTCAACTCAGCGATGACGATCAAGATGCAGGCGCTGCTCGATTGGAACCATGCTTCTCCTGGTCCTATCGATGGCGGTTGGGGTATGAATAGCAAAAAAGCCCTTGTTAACTTCCAAACGATGAAAGGCTTGCCAGCGACTGGTAAAATGGACCAAAAAACTTGGGATGCTTTGGTTAAAAATATCCCTGCGAACAAACCTGTATTGGTCACTTATACGTTGACCGCAGACGATATCAATACCAATTTTGCGACTACCCCTTCTGGTTCAGAAGCGAAGTCAAAAATGAAGGGTCTTTATTATCAAGATATTAAAGAGATGCTAGGTGAACGTTTCCATATGGATGTACGTTACTTAGACAAACTCAACAAAAATAAAAAGTACGCTGTTGGCGAGACTATCACAGTGCTAAATACTCGTGACAAGCTGAACCAACGTATCAATCGCGTGGTTGCCAACAAAGCCGACAAAACGTTGTATGCCTATAATGGTGACAAATTGGTTGCTACTTATCCGACGACCGTTGGTAGCGATGCCACACCGTCTCCAAAAGGTACGTTCAAAATTATCAATAAAGTGAAAATGCCTTGGTATAAATCAACCGTCGGTGAAGGCGCTCAAAAGAAAGTTCATATGATAGCACCAGGACCAAACAACCCAGTCGGTGTCGTTTGGATGGGATTATCTAAGCCATCTTACGGTTTACATGGCTCACCAGTACCTGAAGGTATCAGCCGTCAAGGCTCAGCAGGTTGTGTTCGTTTGACCAACTGGGATGTGTTAGAAGTATATGCCAATATTGAGAATGGCGCAGTTGTCGAACTTCAATAA
- the prmB gene encoding 50S ribosomal protein L3 N(5)-glutamine methyltransferase, whose protein sequence is MSEDQTMSAEEFQNQYFNDESEGLDGEMEYDLETGLLGEHDEFANLHAELNEAREQLVSIRDFIRFSVTQLRNYDVVVAQGTTDEFAEASAIVLHSLSLDWSANEQILDCRLTTSEKQLVLGLLEERIAERKPLSYLINLSYFCDLPFYVDERVLIPRSPIAELIRQQFHPYFEVTELAKPLGVSPNEKSAVFYDHGLDVKQLSQPERILDLCTGSGCIAIALATRFVDALVDAVDIDKGALEVAMVNVDHHDLGHQVNVIESDLFAKIPAENQYELIVTNPPYVDAAIMADLPPEFLYEPEHALAAGQDGLDLVHRILFEAPDYLSPDGLLICEVGDSEWALKQAYPEIQFDWLKFAHGGHGVFAITYDELVSNRQLFASYVQLLDSLR, encoded by the coding sequence ATGTCAGAAGACCAAACAATGAGTGCAGAAGAGTTTCAAAACCAATACTTCAATGATGAGTCTGAGGGCTTAGACGGTGAGATGGAGTATGATTTAGAGACTGGACTTCTTGGTGAGCACGATGAATTTGCTAACTTACATGCAGAGCTAAACGAAGCACGTGAGCAGCTCGTCAGTATTCGCGACTTTATTCGTTTTTCAGTCACGCAGCTGCGTAATTATGATGTCGTTGTTGCACAAGGCACGACCGATGAGTTTGCAGAAGCGTCAGCCATTGTCTTACACTCCTTGTCTCTCGATTGGTCTGCCAATGAGCAGATTTTAGATTGTCGTCTGACCACGTCTGAGAAGCAGTTGGTACTAGGGCTGTTAGAAGAGCGTATCGCTGAGCGTAAACCACTAAGTTATTTGATTAACTTATCGTACTTCTGCGATTTGCCTTTTTATGTTGATGAGCGTGTTCTTATCCCTCGTTCACCGATTGCAGAGTTGATTCGTCAGCAGTTCCATCCGTACTTTGAAGTTACCGAATTGGCCAAACCACTGGGTGTCAGCCCGAATGAAAAGTCAGCGGTATTTTATGACCATGGCTTGGATGTGAAGCAGTTGTCGCAGCCTGAGCGTATCTTAGACTTGTGTACTGGCTCTGGTTGTATCGCTATCGCGCTTGCTACCCGTTTCGTTGATGCGTTGGTCGATGCTGTTGATATCGATAAAGGCGCATTAGAAGTGGCAATGGTCAACGTCGATCATCATGACCTTGGTCATCAAGTGAACGTAATCGAGTCTGATTTGTTTGCCAAGATACCTGCTGAGAACCAGTATGAGCTTATCGTCACCAATCCACCATATGTGGACGCCGCTATCATGGCAGATTTGCCGCCTGAGTTCTTATATGAGCCTGAGCATGCACTAGCAGCGGGTCAAGATGGCTTAGATTTGGTACATCGTATCTTATTTGAAGCGCCAGATTACCTTAGCCCAGATGGGTTGCTGATCTGTGAAGTGGGTGACAGCGAATGGGCGCTAAAACAAGCCTATCCTGAAATTCAATTTGATTGGTTGAAGTTTGCACATGGCGGGCATGGTGTCTTTGCTATTACCTATGATGAGCTAGTCTCAAATCGTCAATTGTTTGCCTCTTATGTTCAGCTATTAGATAGTCTTAGATAG
- the aroC gene encoding chorismate synthase, producing the protein MAGNSIGQVFTVTTCGESHGAGLMAIVDGVPPGLVLSADDLQVDLDRRKPGTSKYSTQRRESDEVEIISGVFEGKTTGTSIGLLIRNTNQKSKDYSDIKDTFRPGHADYTYSMKYGFRDYRGGGRSSARETAMRVAAGAIAKKYLQERLGVQIRGHVTQIGNEHSNVLDPSQIDWEFVNSNPFFCADKEAIGRFETLIDNLRREGTSCGARLDIIASGVPVGLGEPVFDRLDADIAHAMMSINAVKGVEIGDGMAVAGQFGHSARDELTPDGFAANHAGGVLGGISSGQDIRVSIALKPTSSITTAGKSINIQGEAVDMLTKGRHDPCVGVRATPIAEAMLAIVVLDHYLRHRGQNADVKPPVQSIT; encoded by the coding sequence ATGGCAGGCAATAGTATTGGGCAGGTTTTTACGGTCACCACTTGCGGTGAGTCACATGGCGCAGGTCTTATGGCCATCGTTGATGGCGTACCACCAGGTTTGGTGTTATCTGCAGACGATTTACAAGTTGATTTGGATCGTCGTAAACCAGGTACGTCTAAGTATTCAACCCAGCGCCGTGAGTCTGATGAAGTTGAGATTATCTCTGGCGTATTTGAAGGCAAAACCACAGGGACATCCATCGGTCTATTGATTCGCAATACCAATCAAAAATCAAAAGACTATAGCGATATCAAAGATACCTTCCGTCCTGGACACGCTGACTATACTTACAGTATGAAATATGGCTTCCGTGACTATCGTGGTGGTGGTCGCTCGTCAGCGCGTGAGACGGCTATGCGAGTGGCTGCCGGTGCTATCGCCAAGAAATACTTGCAAGAACGTCTGGGCGTACAAATCCGTGGTCACGTTACCCAAATCGGCAATGAGCATAGCAATGTCTTAGACCCAAGCCAAATCGATTGGGAGTTTGTAAATAGCAATCCGTTCTTTTGTGCCGACAAAGAAGCAATTGGTCGTTTTGAGACATTGATTGATAACTTACGCCGCGAAGGCACCAGTTGCGGTGCACGCCTTGATATCATTGCAAGCGGTGTGCCAGTAGGCTTAGGCGAGCCAGTGTTTGATCGTTTAGATGCCGATATCGCTCATGCAATGATGAGTATCAATGCGGTTAAAGGGGTCGAGATTGGTGATGGTATGGCAGTGGCAGGTCAATTCGGACATAGCGCTCGTGATGAGCTGACCCCAGATGGGTTTGCAGCCAACCATGCTGGTGGTGTCTTGGGCGGTATTTCATCAGGTCAAGATATCCGTGTCAGTATCGCGCTAAAACCAACGTCTAGTATTACTACTGCTGGCAAGAGCATTAACATCCAAGGTGAAGCGGTCGATATGCTGACTAAGGGTCGTCATGATCCTTGCGTGGGTGTGCGTGCTACGCCCATTGCCGAAGCGATGCTAGCGATTGTAGTACTCGATCACTATCTGCGTCACCGTGGTCAGAACGCGGATGTAAAGCCGCCAGTACAATCGATTACTTAG
- the creC gene encoding two-component system sensor histidine kinase CreC — MNNKTNPAENDIHNDQSNWYAKLHPIGTAQQAPKRKRLLNLSIFFRIWLAVALVLIICGVVVFTQLFGYVKPTAQQVIEDTLLDTSKLLAASLQVPLSTGQLYDEEYQAQLDAAFIGMPAMDETLSPIDQTKSYSSFRVYVTDSSGIVIYDSLPKPDNNEGQNYGRWNDVYLTLKGQYGARSTLRDYQRRDGSVMYVAQPIKNPSGDIIGVVSVGKPVASVLPYLDDTRNRMLITSLLISIAALILAGLVAWWLKQSITLVTQYTSALAEDTKKPYFYLGHELNSLTDTIETMKHRLENRAYVTDYVHTLTHELKSPLTAIRASSELLEDDGLDSNKLDNEDRQMLIETVGEQSVKMQQLIDRLLLLAKVEQPTFKLNRQLTPLLPLLQSLIRDNTAKQQQQNLYPIDIYIDNKNVTNIANLPAEILAATSVYADQFWLIQVLQNVLDNAIHFANRTVEISLHSTARTVTIDIFNDGKLLPEYAVAKAFERYFSLSHQSQPSAQATEQTTNRTDSNDLYTESADPTTEPRQTDHSSNTLKKGTGLGLTLVKQVIEHHGGQVAINNVHANDDKAADTGKNQRSGVMVSITLPLA; from the coding sequence ATGAATAATAAAACCAATCCTGCTGAAAATGATATTCATAACGACCAAAGCAATTGGTATGCCAAACTGCATCCTATTGGTACTGCTCAGCAAGCTCCCAAACGCAAACGACTGCTCAATTTAAGTATATTTTTTAGGATTTGGCTTGCAGTCGCTTTGGTACTCATCATATGCGGCGTGGTCGTGTTTACTCAGTTGTTTGGCTACGTCAAGCCAACCGCGCAGCAGGTCATTGAAGACACTCTCCTAGACACTAGCAAACTGTTAGCAGCCAGTCTACAGGTGCCGTTATCTACAGGACAGTTATATGACGAGGAATATCAAGCGCAACTTGATGCTGCATTTATCGGCATGCCAGCGATGGACGAAACGCTAAGTCCTATCGATCAAACCAAAAGCTACAGTAGCTTTCGCGTATATGTGACAGACAGTAGCGGCATAGTCATTTATGACTCATTACCCAAACCTGATAATAATGAAGGGCAAAACTATGGACGCTGGAATGATGTTTATCTCACCTTAAAGGGACAATACGGCGCAAGAAGCACGCTGCGAGATTATCAGCGGCGCGATGGTTCAGTCATGTATGTGGCTCAGCCCATCAAAAATCCGTCTGGAGATATCATCGGTGTGGTCAGTGTCGGTAAGCCTGTCGCTAGCGTATTGCCTTATTTAGATGACACGCGTAACCGCATGCTCATCACCTCACTACTTATCAGTATCGCCGCCCTTATACTGGCAGGTCTAGTAGCATGGTGGCTTAAGCAGAGCATTACCTTGGTGACTCAATATACCAGTGCATTGGCAGAAGACACCAAAAAGCCCTATTTTTATCTGGGTCATGAATTAAATAGCCTGACAGATACCATCGAGACCATGAAGCATCGATTGGAAAATCGTGCTTATGTCACCGATTATGTCCATACTTTGACCCATGAGCTGAAAAGCCCTTTGACCGCCATACGTGCCAGTAGCGAGCTGTTAGAGGACGATGGATTGGATAGCAATAAACTGGATAATGAAGATCGGCAGATGCTTATTGAAACGGTTGGTGAGCAAAGCGTAAAAATGCAACAGCTCATCGACCGACTTCTGTTGCTGGCTAAAGTAGAACAGCCTACCTTTAAGCTCAACCGACAACTGACTCCCCTATTACCGTTATTGCAAAGTTTGATCAGAGATAATACGGCCAAGCAGCAACAGCAGAATCTATACCCTATCGATATATATATTGATAATAAGAATGTGACCAACATTGCAAACTTGCCAGCAGAAATATTGGCAGCGACCAGCGTGTATGCTGACCAGTTTTGGTTAATACAAGTACTGCAAAATGTGCTTGATAATGCGATACACTTTGCAAATCGTACCGTTGAGATTTCATTACATAGCACTGCTCGAACCGTCACTATCGATATATTCAATGATGGTAAGCTACTACCCGAATATGCTGTCGCAAAAGCATTTGAGCGTTACTTTAGCTTATCTCATCAAAGCCAACCCTCAGCTCAAGCAACGGAACAAACAACGAATCGCACAGACAGCAATGATCTATATACAGAGTCGGCAGATCCGACGACTGAGCCGAGGCAGACTGACCATAGTAGTAATACGCTTAAAAAAGGCACTGGCCTTGGTCTAACACTAGTGAAGCAAGTAATTGAACATCATGGTGGTCAGGTAGCCATCAATAATGTCCATGCCAATGATGATAAAGCCGCTGATACTGGTAAAAATCAGCGTTCTGGTGTAATGGTTAGTATTACCCTGCCCTTAGCTTGA
- a CDS encoding response regulator, translating into MTHILLVEDDPAIAMSLKVTCKREGWQITWLDNASSVLPMLHSYEAQDLSAIIMDVGLPDGDGLSLCQQIRHTPDIDALKDLPIVFLTARSDEVDRILGLEMGGDDYCAKPFSPRELVARLKAIWRREQLIQQSGSHTINSDNSTDNTSSNNLSGQALTFENQSGVWHYQPLNYSLTWQEQKLELSNTERKILLTLLQAPQQVFSREQLLSAVSDYPDHRLARTIDSHIKSIRKQLAMVDANVDVIHTHRGLGYALCPA; encoded by the coding sequence ATGACCCATATTTTACTGGTAGAAGATGATCCTGCGATCGCGATGTCACTCAAGGTCACCTGCAAGCGCGAAGGATGGCAGATAACTTGGTTGGATAATGCCAGTAGCGTGTTACCCATGTTGCATAGTTATGAAGCACAAGATCTATCGGCGATCATTATGGATGTCGGTCTGCCAGATGGTGACGGCTTGAGTCTATGTCAGCAAATACGTCATACGCCTGATATCGACGCCTTAAAAGATTTGCCTATCGTGTTTTTAACTGCACGTAGCGATGAAGTCGATCGGATTTTGGGATTAGAGATGGGCGGCGATGATTATTGCGCCAAACCCTTTAGTCCACGTGAATTGGTCGCGCGTTTAAAAGCCATTTGGCGACGTGAACAGCTGATTCAACAGTCAGGCTCTCATACCATAAACTCAGATAACAGTACGGATAATACTTCCTCGAATAACCTATCAGGACAAGCGTTAACGTTTGAGAACCAATCTGGCGTTTGGCATTATCAACCGCTGAACTATTCATTAACGTGGCAAGAGCAAAAGCTTGAACTTAGCAATACAGAACGCAAAATTTTGCTGACACTATTACAAGCGCCGCAGCAAGTCTTTAGCCGTGAGCAATTGCTTAGCGCAGTAAGCGACTATCCTGACCACCGCTTGGCGCGAACTATAGACAGTCATATCAAGTCAATTCGTAAACAGCTTGCTATGGTAGATGCTAATGTCGATGTAATCCATACGCATCGCGGACTGGGTTACGCATTATGTCCCGCTTAA